CCGCCGCGCCGTCGGGAACCGACACCGAGATGGTGGCGTCGGGCAGCTTGGGCTTGGTGGGCGTGGGCGAGGTCGACGCGCTCGGCCTGCCGGAGCCGCCGGCCGCGCCGGTGGTGCAGGCCGCCAGCGCGACGGCCGATCCCAGGCCCAATCCGGCGAGCAGCGATCTACGGGTCATCGGGCGCGCGGTCCACGGCGTGCTCATCTGGTGCTTTCGACTCGCTCTCGATACGGCTTCACGGTGCCACTCCACTGTCGCACCGAGAGCGTCAAGGTGCGGTACGCCGGGCCGTGGGGCGCACACATCGAGGCTCAGCCGTAACAACGGCGAAAGCGGGCTTCGGCGGCCGAAGCGGGGAATGTTTCCCGCTCTGACCGCCGAAGCCCGCTTCCGGGTGATCCGGCGAGCGCCTACCGCAGGATTCCGTCGCCCACCTTGTGGCCCCACCACTTGCCGAGGCCCCAGGTGTCGCCGGCCAGCGTCAGCGCGAGGACGATGAGGCCGGCCGCCTCGATCCAGTGCGAGTCGACGAGCGGGTTCGTGAAGCCTTCACCGGCGCGCCCGATCGGGAACTCGGCCAGGTACATCATCGCCAGCAGGACGGTGCCCGAGATCGCCGCGATCTTCATGCCCACGCCGAGCAGGACGGCGACACCGATGCCGAGCAGGCCGGCCATGAACAGCCAGTCGGCGATCGAGCCGGCAAAGCCGCCGAAGAAGCCGCCGAAGGGGCCGTTGACGACGGTCGGGTTCTTGGTCAGGAAGCCGGTCGTCGGCGACCCGCCGTCCAGCCAGCCGGCGCCCGACGGCGTCGCGTAGCCGAGCCCGAACAGCTTGTCGATGAAGGGCCACAGGAACGTGGCGCCGAGGATGAGTCGCAGGGCCGCCAAGCCCTTGCGCGCGGCGGGGCTGCGGACGACGTCCACCTGGTAGGTGACGGGTGCGGCGGCGGTGACGATGGGGTGATCGGTGTGTGTGACCGTTGGCGAACCGCTGTTACGTGCGGCGTGCCGAATGCCAGCCATGGTGACCCCTCCTTGGGGGCGGTGGCCGGCACCGGTTGCGCCGGCCCTCACCTCGATATTCCCACCACAACTAACACCCACCAAACAATTCGGCCATCTCATTATGTGAGATACGAGACAGTGAGGTGGACGCGAAAGCGGGGTCCGTCGGCCGCGGCGGGAAAACTTCCCCGCTCTAACCGTCGAACCCCGCTTATCGTGCGGTGCGCCGCCAGGGACTCGAACCCCGAACCCGCTGATTAAGAGTCAGCTGCTCTGCCAGTTGAGCTAGCGGCGCGCGCTCATTCTCATGAGCAACAGCGACAAACGATACCAGGCACCCCATACCTGCGAAAGCGCGGGTGGCGGCCGAGGAGTGTGACGCCTGTTGCATCGTGCGGCGTGCGCGCCCGCCGCCGGGGGCGGTGCTCGGCCGCGTCGGCATGAGACAGGATGGAGGCATGACCGCGCCGGAACAGAGCCTGCCCCGTCCCCCTCGCCTGAGCGCCCGCGAGCTCATCGAGCTCACGCTGGACGACGGGTCGTTCGTCTCCTGGGACGTCCCGCTGCGCTATCCGCAGGACGCCGCGCCGGGGGCGTCGGAGGAGTACGTCGAGCAGCTCATCGCGGCCGCCGCCAAGGCCGGCACCGACGAGTCGGTCATCACCGGCGAGGGGCTGCTGTCGGGACGCCGGATCGCGATCATCGCCAGCGAATTCCGGTTCCTGGCCGGCTCGATCGGCAAGAACGCCGCCGACCGGATCGTCGCCGCGGTAAACCGGGCAACCGCGCAGGGCCTGCCGCTGGTCGCCGCGCCCAGCTCGGGCGGCACCCGGATGCAGGAGGGCACCCCGGCGTTCCTGCAGATGATCGACATCTCGAAGGCGGTCACGGCGCACAAGGCCGCCGGGCTGTCCTACCTCGTGTACCTGCGCAACCCCACGACCGGCGGAGTCATGGCGTCGTGGGGATCGCTGGGCCAGGTCACCGCGGCTGAGCCGAAGGCGATGCTGGGCTTCCTCGGGCCGCGGGTGTTCGAGGCCATCTACGACAAGAAGTTCCCGGACGGCGTGCAGGTCGCCGAGAACCTCTACAAGCGCGGCATCATCGACGCGGTGGCGACACCGGAGCAGATCGGCCGGCTGCTCGACAAGGTCCTGCGCATCACCTCGCCGGCCGACGGCCCGGTGGAGGTGCCGCGCCCCGAGCTCACCACCCAGGACGCCGCGGACCTGCCCGACACCGACGTCTGGGCCAGCGTGCTCGCCTCGCGGCGCCTGGAGCGGCCGGGAGTGCGCGACCTGCTGCGCATCGCGGCCGCGGACGTCGTGCCCCTCAACGGCACGGGGCAGGGCGAGCGCGACCCCGGCCTGCTGCTCGCGCTCGCCCGGTTCGGCTCGTACGCGTGCATCGTCCTCGGCCAGGACCGGCGGATGCAGACCCAAAACCACCAGCTCGGCCCCGAGGGCCTGCGCGTCGCGCGACGTGGGATGAACCTGGCGACCGAGCTCGGGCTGCCGCTGGTCACCGTCATCGACACTCCCGGCGCGGCCCTGTCGGCCGAGGCCGAGAACGGTGGCCTGGCCGGGGAGATCGCCCGGTGCCTCGCGGACCTGTCGACGGTGCGGACGCCGACCGTCGCGATCATGCTCGGGCAGGGCACCGGCGGGGCGGCGCTTGCGCTGCTGCCCAGCGATCGGGTCATCGCCGCCCAGAACTCGTGGCTGTCGCCGCTGCCGCCGGAGGGGGCGAGCGCGATCATCCATCGAACGGTCGACCGCGCCGACGAGATGGCCCGCTCGCAGCGGATCTCCTGCAAGCAGATGCTCGCCGCCGGCGCGATCCACACCGTCGTGCTGGAGAACCCGGACGCCGCCGACGAGCCGGTCGCGTTCTGCAACCGGCTCTCGCAAGCCCTGCAGGCGGAGCTGTCGAGCCTGACGCGACGTCCGCTGCAGGCGCTGCTCACCGCCCGCGGTGTGCCCTGGGCCTAGTCGAACGGCCCTACGACTTGACCAGTCGCGCGATGGCCGCGCTCGCCTCGGCGATCTTGTCGTCCGCCGTGGCTCCGCCCTCGGCGACGGCATGCCGCACGCAGTGGCCGAGGTGCTCGTCGAGCAGGTTCAGCGCGACAGACTGGAGCGCCTTCGTGGCGGCCGACACCTGGGTGAGGACGTCGATGCAGTAGGTGTCCTCTTCGACCATGCGGGCGATCCCACGCACCTGCCCCTCGATGCGGCGCAGCCGCTTGAGCACGGCGTCCTTGTCGTCGCTGTAGCCGGGTGTCGTGTGCTCCATGCGCTCGATGGTACCCGGGAGGGGTATGCCGGGCCAGCCCTCGCCGCAGACACGACGACCGCGCATCGGCGGGGCCGGTGCGCGGTCGTGGATGGCGGCGGGGCTACTCGTCGAGCAGGTTGTAGCGGTACAGCAGCTCGAGGTTGCGCTCACGCTTGTTCTTCTTGGCCAGGGAGATGCGACGTCCCACCAGGTAGACGACGAGCGCGCCGGCGCCGGCGATGACGGCCTTGCCCTTGGGGCTCTCGAAGAAGTTCTGGACCTGCGACTTGCCGTTGTCGATGAGCCGCTTCGGGTGCGCGCGCTCGACGATCTGGTCGAGGGTGCCTGCTAGTGCGTCGCGGGTGCGATCGATGTCGCGCTGGATCTCGGCGGGCGTGCGCTCGGCCACGGGGTTCTCCTCCGACTCGTGAACAGGTCTGCCGCGATGCTATCGCTCACGGCCTCGCGATGTGCGCTCAACGAGCACCGCGCGCAGCGCCTCAGCCGGACTCGATCATCGACTGGCCGACGTAGCCGCCCTGGGCGGGGCCGGGGAACGCGAAGAAGAAGCCGCCGCCGTTGGTGATCACGAACTGCTCGAGCGGCTCGCCCTTCAGCCGGGCCTGCGCCTCGAGGAAGGCCGACATGGTCCGCTGGTAGCTCAGGAACAACAGGCCCTGATCGAGCGTGCCGCTCGCGTCGATGCCGCGGCTGTAGCTCATCGAGCGGCGTAGCATGAGCCGGGCCTTGCCGTCGCGCGGGTTGGCCAGGCGGATGTGGGAGGTGAGCGGCACCTTCGCCCCGGCGGGGTCCTTCGGGTAGACGGGGACGTCGGTCTCCTTGGTCCCGTCCAGCGGTGCCCCGGACACCTTCGCGCGCCCGAACACCTTCTCCTGGTGATCGAGCGTCTCGGCGTCCCACGCCTCGACCTGCATGCGCAGGGTGCGCGCGACGAGGTAGCTGCCGCCGGCGCACCACGTCGGCTCGCCGTCATCGGCTCCGGCGCTCCAGACGACGTCCGCCATGAGGTCGTCGACGGTCGGGTCGGGGTTGGCGGTGCCGTCCTTGAACCCCATGAGGTTGCGGGTCGACGTACGGTCGGGCGCCTTGGTGGTGTCCGGCCGGAGGAACACGTCGAGCAGCCAGCGGATCCGCGCGCCGGAGCCGGTGGCCCGCACGAGGCGGCGGACGGCGTGCGTCACGACGTCCCGGTGCGGGCCCTGCAGGATCAGCAGCAGGTCGCCGTGGGTGCGTTGCGGGTCGAGCTCGTCACGGGCGAGGCCGTCCGGCATCGTGACGAGGCCGGCCGGTTTGACCGAGGCGAGGCCGAACCTGTCGTCGAACAGCGACGCCCCGGCGGCCACGGTTCCGCTGACGAGGAGGTCCTCGTGGCCGGTGAGAATCCCGTTGTCCTCGGGCGTGGCCAGCTTGTCGGACGGCGTCGGCGACGTCGTCGCGGTCAGGTCGCGGATGGTGCCGGAGATCGTCTGCAGGACGCCGGTGAGGCCGTCGCGGCCGGACGCCGTGACGTCCAGCGCGACGGCGGCCGCGTACTCGGCCGGCCCCGGAAGGATGCCCATCTGGTGGGCGCCGAAGAAGCTCTGAGGCTGCTGGCCCGCGCCGTTCCCCGCGGCTGCCGGCCGGTCGTCGCGGTCGCAGCCGGCCAGGGCGACGCCGGCGGCCGCGGTCCCGGTTGCTGCCGCGGCCAGGAACCCGCGCCTGCTCAGACTCACCCGTGCCACTACCTCTCCTCGGCTCCGAGAAGGATAGTCCGCGATGACCGCGCCCTGGTTCCCGAACGCACGGACCTCGGCGCCAACGAGGACGCCGGTCGGACGGCGGCCGCGGTTAGCATCGACGCGATGGCATCCCCGCACGAGGAGGAACGATGAGCGAGAAGGTCATTCTCGAAGCCGGCGACACCGCTCCCGGGTTCACCCTGGCCGACGACACGGGCCAGCAGGTGTCCTTGTCGGATTTCACCGGCTCACAGGTCATCCTGTACTTCTACCCCGCCGCGATGACGCCCGGCTGCACGAAGCAGGCCTGCGACTTCACGTCGTCCTACGACGAGCTCAAGGGGGCCGGGTTCCGGGTCATCGGCATCTCACCGGACAAGCCGGAGAAGCTGGCCAAGTTCCGCGAGAAGGAGCAGCTGACCATCACGTTGCTCAGCGATCCGGACAAGGCGGTCGCGACCGCGTACGGCGCGTTCGGCGAGAAGAAGATGTACGGCAAGACGACGGAGGGCATCATCCGCTCGACGTTCGTCATCGATGCCTACGGCAAGATCGCCCAGGCGCAGTACAACGTCAAGGCGACCGGGCACGTCGAACGGCTGGTCAAGAGCCTCGAGCTCGCCTAGCAACCGCCCGGCCGATCGCTCGCCGTGGACGGCCGCCCCTCTGCCGGAGCGCCTCGTAGGGCCGGAGAGACTCGAACTCTCACTGGCACGGACCTAAACCGTGTGCCTCTGCCAATTGGGCTACGGCCCCACCGCCGCACCGACGCGGCTGGTCAATCGTACGCGGCGGCTAGTACTTCCTCGCCAGGACGCCGATCGAACCGATCAGCACGGGAATGAACGACAGCCCGAAGACCCAGACGCCCAGCGCCATCTCATGGGTCGCGCCGAGCGCGAGGTATCCGACGATGGTGCCCAGAGTGGCCAGGATGCCCAGGATCGCGCTGATCAGCGCGAGGACGCCGAGCCCGCGACCCGGGTCGCGAGCCGTCAGCGTCCCGATGGCGGCGACGAGCGATCCGACGCAGGCGACGAGCGCGACGACGAACGCGACGAGCATGAGCGCGCCGTAGAACCGGCCGTTGTCCATGTTGATCGTCATCTGGTCCAGACCGTTCCACGGATCGCCGTCCGCGAAGCCGTAGCCGCCGCCCGGCGTATCGACCGGCACGAGCTCGTAGTTCCAGGGCAGGAAGACGCCCACCACGCACGCGATCGTCCCCAGGAGCATGAGCACCGGACCCGCCGGCCGCGTGCGGCGACGGGCCGCTGCTGCTGGGCTCCACCCGGGTGGCCGGCCGCCCGGCCCCCACGGGGCAGGCTGCTGGGCCGGCCCCCACGGAGCCGGCTGGTTGGTGGGATTCCACGTCGGCGGCCGCGGCGCGGAGGTCGGGGGGCCGGCGAGATCGGGGCTCTGGTGCGGATCGGTCATGGGTCGCCTTTCGGTACGGATCACGAACTGCTCGACCGAGCCCGGCGTCCGACCCGGCCTAGGCGGGCCCCGACAGGGGCGATCGCCTGCGGTCCAGGGAGCGATCGAGGGCAACGGCCACCGCTACGACCACGCCGACGCCCGTCAGGATCCATCCGACCAGATGCAATCCGGCATCGGTCGGCCGGGCGCCGAACGCAAGAGCGATGATCCCCGAGCCGATGATGGCGCCGAGGTACTGGGCCGTGCGCGACAGGCCCGAAGCCATGCCGATCTGGTCGGCCGGCGCCTGCACGTAGATGGCCATCTGGTTGGCCAGCATCGACAGGCCCGCGGACGGCGCGTGGGCCAGGCACATCAACGCGAAGAGCCAGACCGCCGAACGCGAGTCCACGCCGACCATGAGCAACGAACCGGCGATCATGCCCGCCGCCCCGATGACCAGCGGGGTGCGGACGGCCGTGAACCGCGAGCCGATCGTCGACAGGAACGCCCCGACACCGAAGATCAGCAGCATGAGCAGCCCGACCTGTATCGGCGACAGGCCGCGTGCCTCCTCGAACCACTGCGACAGGCCGAACATGGCGCCGTACAGCACCACGAAGCTGGCGACGATCCGCCCGTAGGTGATCAGCAGGGCGCGGTTCCCGGCGAGCATCCGGACGTCGACGAACGGATGCTCGCGGCGGCGTTCGTAGTACACGAGGGCGATGATGACCACCACGGCGACGCCGAGGATCCACCACCGCGGGCTGCGCAGCTGCATCAGGAAGAACAGCAGCGCGACGATCGTCACCCCGAACAACGCGATGCCGCCGGCGTCGAGGTCGGCGCGCTCCCCCGGCGCACGCGGGTCGTCCGGCGGGGCGAAACGAAGCACCAGCACGAGGCACAGCAGCGCGAGCGGAAGGTTGACGATGAAGATCCACTGCCAGCCGACGGTCTGCACCAGCAGCCCGGCGAGCAGCGGGCCGATCGTCAGAGTGGTCAGCGACGCGGTGGAGAGCCAGCCGAGCACCCGGTTCGGCGGGGGCAGCCCGAGCGAGTCGGCGCGGCGGCGGACCATCGCCATGGCCGCCGGGTAGACCGCGCCCGTGCCGGAGCCGATGAGCGCGCGCAGGGCGACCAGCCCCCACAGGGTGTGCACGAAGATCCCCGCGACACCCGCCACCGCAACGATGACGCTGCCGGTGACGAACACCTTCCGGGGTCCGATCCGATCGGCGATCCGGCCGGCCACAGGCTGGCTGATCGCGCTCGTCAGGTACAGCACCGAGATCAGCCATACGGTCTGGTCCGCGCCCGCATGCAGCCGCTCTCCGATGGTGGCGAGCGCGGTGGCGACCATCGTCGAGTTGATCGGGTTCAACGCCGCACCGATGCACAGCGGCGCGACGAAGCGCCAGCCGAAGGCGGTCCGCTCCCCGGCCCGCTCCTCGACGGCGCCGGGCCGGCTCGATCGCTGCGACTGCATCGTCCCAGTTGATCAGACGCTCCGTTAGCTGTGCAAAGCACCTGCCCGACGCGACGATTCGAGAAGCCTGCCGCTGGGTACCGGACCGGTGGGCATCGGACGGCCCACCGACCGAAGGAGGATGTATGACGTTCCAGGAAGCCATGGAGGTCGTCGGCAAGACCGTCGACGCGGCGGGTGTGGTCGCGATCGTGCTCGGCGTGCTCGCCGCCACCCTCATCGCGGCGGCGGCCTTGCTGCGCCGGTCGGACACGGACGTCTATCACCGTTACCGGAGGCTGCTGGGCCGCTCGATCCTGCTCGGCCTGGAGCTGCTCGTCGCGGCCGACATCATCCGCACCGTGGCCGTCACTCCGACCTTCCGCTCGGTGGGCGTCCTGGCCGTGATCGTCATCATCCGGACGTTCCTGAGCTTCTCGCTGGAACTGGAGATCACCGGGCGGTGGCCCTGGCAGAAGGAGCCGGACGATCGGGACGGGGCCGCGGTCAGCCGCTCGACCACCGGCGCGTCTGCCGCCTGACGCCCGGTGCCGAGGCGGCGCGGGCGACGGTCGGCTACAGGTACGGCGCGATGCGCCGGGCGAGCTCCCGCATCGCCTGGCCGCGGTGGCTGATCGCGTCCTTCTCCGCCGGCGGCAGCTCGGCCGCCGTGACGCTCTTCCCGTCCGGCTGGAACAGCGGGTCGTACCCGAACCCGCCGGAGCCGGACGGCTCGCGACGCAGCCGGCCGGTCATCTCGCCGTGCGCGACGACCTCGCGTCCGTCGGTGCCGACGTACGCCGCCGCGCACGTGAAGTGCGCGGTGAGCCGCTCGTCGGGAACGTCCTGCAGCTGGGCCAGCAGCAGGGCGTTGTTCGCCGCGTCGTCGCCGTGCCGGCCGCACCACCGGGCCGAGAAGATGCCGGGCATGCCGTTCAGCGCGTCCACGCAGATGCCGGAGTCGTCGGCGATCGCCGCGATCCCGGTGTGCCGCACCGCTTCACGCGCCTTCAGCAGCGCGTTGTCCGCGAACGTCGCACCGTCCTCGGGGACCTCGTCGTACGCCGGGACGTCGTCCAGGCCGACGACCTCGACGTCCGCGCCCGCCATGATGCGCCGTAGCTCGGCGAGCTTCTTGGCGTTGCGGGAGGCCAGCAGGATCCGGCTCATGCGTCGAGGGCGGCGCGCTGCATGCGGGTGAGGTCGGCGCAGCCGGCCAGGGCCAGATCGAGCAGCGCGTCGAGCTCGGCGCGGGAGAACGGGGCGCCCTCGGCCGTGCCCTGCACCTCCACCAGCGCGCCGTCCCCGGTCGCGACGACGTTCATGTCGGTCTCGGCGCGCACGTCCTCCTCGTAGTGCAGGTCCAGCCGCGGCTCGCCGTCGATGATGCCGACCGAGACGGCCGCGACCGATCCGGTCAGGGCATCGGCCTTCGCCAGGGAACCGCGGCCGCGCAACCACTCGATCGCGTCGGCGAGCGCCACGTACGCGCCGGTGATCGCCGCGGTCCGGGTCCCGCCGTCCGCCTGCAGGACGTCGCAGTCGATGTCGATGGTGTTCTCGCCCAGCGCCGCGAGGTCGACACAGGCCCGCAGCGAGCGACCGATCAGCCGCGAGATCTCGTGCGTGCGGCCACCGATGCGCCCCTTGACCGACTCCCGCGCGGAGCGGTCGTGGGTCGCGCGCGGCAGCATCGCGTACTCGGCCGTCACCCAGCCGAGCCCGGAGCCCTTGCGCCACCGGGGCACGCCCTCGGTCACGCTCGCCGCGACCAGCACCCGGGTGCGGCCGAACTCGACCAGCACGGAGCCCTCGGCGTGGTCGAGCCAGTTCCGGGTCATCCGGACCTCGCGGAGCTGCTGCGCGGTGCGGCCGTCGCTGCGTACCTGGGTGTCTGTCATATCTGCCAATCCGGGTCGGGGTCGTCTGCCTGGGGGCTCGAGGGTACCGGGGTCTGCCGCCGGCCCCGCTCGCGCTCCCGCGCCTGCCGGGCGCGGTACCGGGCCCAGTCGCGGCGGATCGCCGAGCGCAGCGGCGGCACGATGACGTCCTCCTGGGCGAGCAGGCGGCGGGTGCGGTGCCGGTTGCGCAGGATCATCACGATGCCGAGTGCCCACATCACGTACTGGAAGGCGAACGCCCACTTGAACGCGGTGAGCGAGTAGCTCCCGCGGGCGGTGGACAACGCGTCGAGCACCAGGCCCATCGCGAACATCGTCGTCAGGGCGGCGGCGAACCCGCCGACGTTCACGATGCCGGTGGCGGTGCCGAGCCTGCTCGACGGGTTGAACGTCCGCGCGAAGTCGAACCCGACCATCGATCCCGGTCCCCCGAGCGAGATCAGCACCATGAGGACCGCGAGCACCCAGGGCGGGGCGGTACCCGGCCACGCGATCACGACGGTCCAGCCGGCGGCCGCGGCGACCGCGCAGGCCAGCACGATGGTCGACCGGCGCAGCGGGTGCCGGGCCACGAACCGCCCCATGAGCGGTGCGGCGAGGATCGCCACGAGCACGCTGATCGTGAGCATCGCGGAGGCCGTTCCGTGGCTGTAGCCGAGCCCGACCGTCATGAACGGGAAGCCCCACAGCATCGCGAACGTGGTCACGCTGAACGGGGTGACGAAGTGGCTCCAGAAGCCGAGCCGGGTGCCCGGGTGCCGCCAGGCGCTGGCGATCTGCCGCCCGACGTCGCTGGGACGCATCTCCTGCAGCTTGTGCGGCGCGCTCGGGCCCCCGCGGAAGAACGCGAAGGCGAGCACCCAGGCGAGGACGGCGGTCGCCGCGACGACGAGGAACGACGTCGTCCACGACGTGCTGCCGACGAGCAACGCGAACGGGATGGCGGAGATCAGCTGGCCGACCTGGCCCAGCAGGCCGGTGAGCTGGGTGATGTGCGGGACCATCCGGGGCGGGAAGACGTCGGCGACCTTGCGAAGCACGCAGGCGAAGATGAACGCGTCGCCGCCGCCGATGAGAATGCGCGCTATCAGCGCCGGGCTGACGGAGGTCGCCACCGACAGCAGCGCCTGGCCCACGGCCATCGTCAGGGTTCCGATGACGACCAGCCGCCGCGGTCCGTACCGGTCGACGAGGACGCCGACGGGGATCTGCATGCCGGCGTACACCAGCAGCTGCACGACCGCGAACATCGAGATGTCGGACGCCGAGGCGTGGAAGCGCTCGGCCGCGGGGATCGCGGCGACACCGAAGGAGGTGCGGTTGAAGACGGCCACGATGTAGGCGAACACGCCGGCGGCGTACAGCGTCCAGATCGCGCGCGTCGGGCGACCCACGGGCTCGGCGTGGCTCCGGCTAGGCACGCGCCGCTCCGACGCTGTCGATGAGCGGCCCGAGGAACCGCCGCGCGAGCTCCAGGAACTGGTCGGGATCGCCGGTGGCGAGGAAGCGCCGGTCGCCCTCGCCGTCCCGGTCGGCGTACAGGTCCTGGGCGAGCAGCACCCGGTACAGGTCCTTCGCGGTCTCCTCGGCCGAGTTGACCAGCGTCACCTGCTCCCCCATCACCACGCTGAGCGCGCCGGTGAGCATCGGGTAGTGCGTGCAGCCGAGCACCAGGGTGTCGATGCCGTCGTCCTGCAGGGGCTGCAGGTAGGCCTGGGCGAGACCCATGATCTGCCGGCCCTTGGTGATGCCGCGCTCGACGAAATCGACGAACCGCGGGCAGGCCGCGCTGCTCAGCCGCACCTGCGGCGCGGCGGCGAACGCGTCGTCGTAGGCCCGGCTCGCGATGGTCGCCGCGGTGCCGATGACGCCGATCCGCTGGTTCCGGGTTGCGGCGAGCGCGCGGCGGACGGCCGGCTGGATCACCTCCACCACGGGGACGTCGTACCGCTCGCGGGCATCGCGCAGGCTCGCGGCACTGGCGGTGTTGCACGCGATGACGAGCGCCTTCACGCCGTCGGCGACAAGGCGGTCGAGACACTCCAGGGCGTACTCGCGAATCTGCGCGATCGGGCGCGAGCCGTAGGGCACGTGCGCGGTGTCGCCGAGGTAGGTGATGGACTCCGAGGGCAGCTGATCGATGATCGCCCGGGCCACCGTGAGGCCGCCGGCGCCGGAGTCGAACACCCCGATCGGCGCGTTGCGGTCAGCGGGGGTGGGCACGAATTACAGGGTAGGGCGTGACCCAGCCAACGAGACCTCCGCGTCGGCCGGCTTCCTGCGCGCGCCCCGCGACAGCAGCCACGCCATGAGCAGACCCGCGAGGGCGCCGCCGAGGTGGCCCTGCCAGGAGATGCCGGCGCGACCGGGCAGCACGCCGAACAGGACGCTCCCGTACAACGCCAGGACGACGACGCTGATCACGATCTGCCGCGCGTTGCGGGTGAAGATGCCGCGGGCGAGCAGGTACGTCAGCAACCCGAACACCCATCC
This is a stretch of genomic DNA from Cumulibacter manganitolerans. It encodes these proteins:
- a CDS encoding carboxyl transferase domain-containing protein, giving the protein MTAPEQSLPRPPRLSARELIELTLDDGSFVSWDVPLRYPQDAAPGASEEYVEQLIAAAAKAGTDESVITGEGLLSGRRIAIIASEFRFLAGSIGKNAADRIVAAVNRATAQGLPLVAAPSSGGTRMQEGTPAFLQMIDISKAVTAHKAAGLSYLVYLRNPTTGGVMASWGSLGQVTAAEPKAMLGFLGPRVFEAIYDKKFPDGVQVAENLYKRGIIDAVATPEQIGRLLDKVLRITSPADGPVEVPRPELTTQDAADLPDTDVWASVLASRRLERPGVRDLLRIAAADVVPLNGTGQGERDPGLLLALARFGSYACIVLGQDRRMQTQNHQLGPEGLRVARRGMNLATELGLPLVTVIDTPGAALSAEAENGGLAGEIARCLADLSTVRTPTVAIMLGQGTGGAALALLPSDRVIAAQNSWLSPLPPEGASAIIHRTVDRADEMARSQRISCKQMLAAGAIHTVVLENPDAADEPVAFCNRLSQALQAELSSLTRRPLQALLTARGVPWA
- a CDS encoding metal-sensitive transcriptional regulator: MEHTTPGYSDDKDAVLKRLRRIEGQVRGIARMVEEDTYCIDVLTQVSAATKALQSVALNLLDEHLGHCVRHAVAEGGATADDKIAEASAAIARLVKS
- a CDS encoding DUF3618 domain-containing protein, which produces MAERTPAEIQRDIDRTRDALAGTLDQIVERAHPKRLIDNGKSQVQNFFESPKGKAVIAGAGALVVYLVGRRISLAKKNKRERNLELLYRYNLLDE
- a CDS encoding Dyp-type peroxidase: MARVSLSRRGFLAAAATGTAAAGVALAGCDRDDRPAAAGNGAGQQPQSFFGAHQMGILPGPAEYAAAVALDVTASGRDGLTGVLQTISGTIRDLTATTSPTPSDKLATPEDNGILTGHEDLLVSGTVAAGASLFDDRFGLASVKPAGLVTMPDGLARDELDPQRTHGDLLLILQGPHRDVVTHAVRRLVRATGSGARIRWLLDVFLRPDTTKAPDRTSTRNLMGFKDGTANPDPTVDDLMADVVWSAGADDGEPTWCAGGSYLVARTLRMQVEAWDAETLDHQEKVFGRAKVSGAPLDGTKETDVPVYPKDPAGAKVPLTSHIRLANPRDGKARLMLRRSMSYSRGIDASGTLDQGLLFLSYQRTMSAFLEAQARLKGEPLEQFVITNGGGFFFAFPGPAQGGYVGQSMIESG
- the bcp gene encoding thioredoxin-dependent thiol peroxidase, producing MSEKVILEAGDTAPGFTLADDTGQQVSLSDFTGSQVILYFYPAAMTPGCTKQACDFTSSYDELKGAGFRVIGISPDKPEKLAKFREKEQLTITLLSDPDKAVATAYGAFGEKKMYGKTTEGIIRSTFVIDAYGKIAQAQYNVKATGHVERLVKSLELA
- a CDS encoding MFS transporter, producing MQSQRSSRPGAVEERAGERTAFGWRFVAPLCIGAALNPINSTMVATALATIGERLHAGADQTVWLISVLYLTSAISQPVAGRIADRIGPRKVFVTGSVIVAVAGVAGIFVHTLWGLVALRALIGSGTGAVYPAAMAMVRRRADSLGLPPPNRVLGWLSTASLTTLTIGPLLAGLLVQTVGWQWIFIVNLPLALLCLVLVLRFAPPDDPRAPGERADLDAGGIALFGVTIVALLFFLMQLRSPRWWILGVAVVVIIALVYYERRREHPFVDVRMLAGNRALLITYGRIVASFVVLYGAMFGLSQWFEEARGLSPIQVGLLMLLIFGVGAFLSTIGSRFTAVRTPLVIGAAGMIAGSLLMVGVDSRSAVWLFALMCLAHAPSAGLSMLANQMAIYVQAPADQIGMASGLSRTAQYLGAIIGSGIIALAFGARPTDAGLHLVGWILTGVGVVVAVAVALDRSLDRRRSPLSGPA
- a CDS encoding DUF1622 domain-containing protein encodes the protein MTFQEAMEVVGKTVDAAGVVAIVLGVLAATLIAAAALLRRSDTDVYHRYRRLLGRSILLGLELLVAADIIRTVAVTPTFRSVGVLAVIVIIRTFLSFSLELEITGRWPWQKEPDDRDGAAVSRSTTGASAA
- the rdgB gene encoding RdgB/HAM1 family non-canonical purine NTP pyrophosphatase; its protein translation is MSRILLASRNAKKLAELRRIMAGADVEVVGLDDVPAYDEVPEDGATFADNALLKAREAVRHTGIAAIADDSGICVDALNGMPGIFSARWCGRHGDDAANNALLLAQLQDVPDERLTAHFTCAAAYVGTDGREVVAHGEMTGRLRREPSGSGGFGYDPLFQPDGKSVTAAELPPAEKDAISHRGQAMRELARRIAPYL
- the rph gene encoding ribonuclease PH; translated protein: MTDTQVRSDGRTAQQLREVRMTRNWLDHAEGSVLVEFGRTRVLVAASVTEGVPRWRKGSGLGWVTAEYAMLPRATHDRSARESVKGRIGGRTHEISRLIGRSLRACVDLAALGENTIDIDCDVLQADGGTRTAAITGAYVALADAIEWLRGRGSLAKADALTGSVAAVSVGIIDGEPRLDLHYEEDVRAETDMNVVATGDGALVEVQGTAEGAPFSRAELDALLDLALAGCADLTRMQRAALDA
- a CDS encoding MFS transporter; translated protein: MPSRSHAEPVGRPTRAIWTLYAAGVFAYIVAVFNRTSFGVAAIPAAERFHASASDISMFAVVQLLVYAGMQIPVGVLVDRYGPRRLVVIGTLTMAVGQALLSVATSVSPALIARILIGGGDAFIFACVLRKVADVFPPRMVPHITQLTGLLGQVGQLISAIPFALLVGSTSWTTSFLVVAATAVLAWVLAFAFFRGGPSAPHKLQEMRPSDVGRQIASAWRHPGTRLGFWSHFVTPFSVTTFAMLWGFPFMTVGLGYSHGTASAMLTISVLVAILAAPLMGRFVARHPLRRSTIVLACAVAAAAGWTVVIAWPGTAPPWVLAVLMVLISLGGPGSMVGFDFARTFNPSSRLGTATGIVNVGGFAAALTTMFAMGLVLDALSTARGSYSLTAFKWAFAFQYVMWALGIVMILRNRHRTRRLLAQEDVIVPPLRSAIRRDWARYRARQARERERGRRQTPVPSSPQADDPDPDWQI
- the murI gene encoding glutamate racemase, giving the protein MPTPADRNAPIGVFDSGAGGLTVARAIIDQLPSESITYLGDTAHVPYGSRPIAQIREYALECLDRLVADGVKALVIACNTASAASLRDARERYDVPVVEVIQPAVRRALAATRNQRIGVIGTAATIASRAYDDAFAAAPQVRLSSAACPRFVDFVERGITKGRQIMGLAQAYLQPLQDDGIDTLVLGCTHYPMLTGALSVVMGEQVTLVNSAEETAKDLYRVLLAQDLYADRDGEGDRRFLATGDPDQFLELARRFLGPLIDSVGAARA